One Ignisphaera sp. DNA segment encodes these proteins:
- a CDS encoding translation initiation factor IF-2 subunit gamma, with protein sequence MLHIPELNIGIVGHVDHGKTTLVQALTGQWTARHSEELKRSMTIKLGYANGYLARCKNVEAPQSYRTNLLCPDGSEAEIIKSVSYVDAPGHEIFMATMLSGASLMDAAILVIAANEPCPQPQTREHLMALDFMGIDQVIIVQNKIDVITKEQAKSNYRQILDFLSTTKYSKAPIIPISALHGVNLDVLVMTMTRLFKTPERDLSRPAYMLVARSFDVNPPGTPPEKLVGGVIGGGLIRGEIKVGDEIEIKPGTRIVEKGSTRFEPLVTRVVSIKYGIRDSNRAIPGGLVAIGTSLDPSLTKADTLIGNIAGHSVPDPVNSLLIEYKLFERVVGTKQLEIVESIKPRENLMLTIGTAVRLGIVTKVAKDEIEVTTKEPVVIVPKINVAIARQVKGRWRLIGWGRIKS encoded by the coding sequence TTACACATACCTGAATTGAATATAGGTATTGTTGGTCATGTAGATCACGGAAAGACTACACTAGTTCAAGCTCTAACCGGACAATGGACTGCACGACATTCAGAAGAACTTAAAAGATCTATGACGATAAAGCTTGGATATGCCAATGGATATTTAGCTCGCTGCAAAAATGTTGAAGCTCCTCAATCATACAGAACTAATCTTTTATGTCCTGATGGATCTGAAGCAGAAATAATTAAAAGCGTATCCTATGTTGATGCACCTGGACATGAAATATTTATGGCTACAATGCTTTCAGGTGCTTCATTAATGGACGCTGCTATACTTGTTATAGCAGCTAACGAACCTTGTCCTCAACCACAGACAAGAGAACACCTTATGGCCTTAGATTTCATGGGCATAGATCAAGTCATCATAGTACAGAATAAGATTGATGTAATCACTAAGGAACAGGCAAAAAGTAATTATAGACAGATATTGGATTTTCTTTCAACTACTAAATACTCAAAAGCTCCAATAATACCCATTAGCGCCCTGCATGGTGTTAATCTCGATGTACTTGTCATGACTATGACAAGATTATTTAAAACTCCGGAAAGAGATCTCAGTAGACCTGCATATATGTTAGTAGCTAGAAGTTTTGATGTTAATCCTCCTGGTACACCACCAGAAAAACTTGTTGGAGGTGTTATAGGAGGAGGATTAATCAGGGGAGAAATCAAGGTAGGCGATGAAATAGAGATAAAGCCTGGTACAAGAATTGTGGAAAAAGGATCTACAAGATTCGAACCTTTAGTAACAAGAGTGGTTAGTATAAAGTATGGAATTAGAGATTCAAATCGAGCAATACCTGGAGGACTTGTAGCTATAGGTACATCACTTGATCCCTCATTAACCAAAGCAGATACACTAATAGGTAATATCGCGGGCCATAGTGTACCAGATCCTGTTAATTCACTATTGATAGAATATAAGCTATTTGAACGTGTCGTAGGAACGAAACAGCTTGAAATAGTAGAATCGATAAAACCTAGAGAAAACTTAATGTTAACAATAGGAACCGCTGTAAGACTTGGCATTGTAACTAAAGTTGCAAAAGACGAGATTGAGGTAACTACGAAGGAGCCCGTAGTCATTGTACCTAAAATTAATGTAGCTATAGCTAGACAAGTTAAAGGTAGATGGCGGTTAATAGGTTGGGGACGCATTAAGTCATGA
- a CDS encoding DNA-directed RNA polymerase codes for MFRIYRLSDVIRIDPSKFGKPLEEIAFEELRKKYEGLKDKNLGLVLAIINIKVDPEGFIPLGDGAPHHRVEFDVLTYVPIINEVVEGPVNIVGRMGITLKIGPLEGFVHISQIADEEVKYDPLRNSIVLVQSKKVITQGDIVRARITSISFVPQAKLPRISMTMRQPYLGKLEWIEEKIRKFSFHDEPRKV; via the coding sequence ATGTTCAGAATATACAGATTAAGTGATGTAATCAGGATAGATCCATCAAAATTTGGTAAACCATTAGAAGAAATAGCTTTCGAGGAGTTACGAAAGAAATATGAGGGACTGAAAGATAAGAACTTAGGACTCGTTTTAGCAATAATAAATATTAAAGTTGATCCAGAAGGCTTTATACCCTTAGGCGATGGTGCGCCACACCATAGAGTCGAATTCGATGTGCTAACCTATGTACCTATAATTAATGAAGTTGTTGAAGGTCCCGTAAACATAGTTGGGCGAATGGGTATTACCCTCAAAATAGGACCATTAGAAGGCTTTGTTCATATATCACAAATAGCTGATGAAGAAGTTAAGTACGATCCTCTAAGGAACTCTATAGTTCTTGTTCAAAGCAAGAAGGTTATTACTCAAGGAGATATTGTAAGAGCTAGAATTACATCTATATCATTTGTTCCTCAAGCAAAGCTACCCAGAATAAGTATGACTATGCGACAGCCTTATCTAGGAAAACTTGAATGGATTGAAGAAAAGATACGAAAATTCTCTTTTCATGATGAGCCTCGTAAGGTCTGA
- the albA gene encoding DNA-binding protein Alba, with translation MSQAPAAANTVLVGKKPVMNYVLAILTLLNQGVSEIIVKARGRAISKAVDAIEIVRNRFLPGKVEIKGISIGSQSISGSEGRQSRVSTIEIVISKKD, from the coding sequence ATGTCACAGGCACCAGCAGCTGCAAACACTGTACTTGTAGGTAAAAAACCAGTAATGAATTACGTATTAGCAATACTAACACTGTTGAACCAAGGAGTCAGTGAGATAATAGTAAAAGCTAGAGGAAGAGCCATAAGCAAAGCTGTAGATGCTATCGAGATAGTGAGAAACAGATTCCTTCCAGGAAAAGTAGAGATCAAGGGTATATCAATAGGTAGTCAATCAATATCTGGAAGCGAAGGTAGGCAAAGCAGAGTTTCAACAATAGAGATTGTTATATCAAAGAAAGATTAA